Genomic segment of Verrucomicrobiota bacterium:
GGGGTTTGGACTATTAGGCTGTTAGACTGTTAGGTCAGCAGCCATGACGAAGGTCTCGCGCAGAGGCGCAGAGAATAAAGAAAAAGGACCGCATGGCCAAAAAGCTTTGCGGTCCTTTTTCTTATCAGTAGTATCTTCAAGCTCCATGGCTCCAATCCTCTTGATCCCATGCATCCTAGAGAAAATCATTCTATCAATCTCTGCGTCTCTGCGATTGCTAGCCCGGCCGTTGCTTCGCATCCGTTACGGCTGCGGGAGAATCTTATCTTGTTTCCCTGAGTTCCAGATTAATTTCTTTTCCCTTATTAAGTGCCTGAATGATCCTCGCGGCGGCAGCCTTCGCCGTCATGCCGTACTTCTCACGGAGGATGGATACGGAGCCGTGTTCGATGAACTGATCTGGCCATCCGACGCGGACAAGCGGTGTGGTGATACCGGCATCTGAGAGGTGTTCCGCGACAGCGGAACCGAAGCCTCCCGTGACGGCGTGGTCCTCCAGGGTGCAAAGAACTTTCGAACCTCGGGCAAAGAACTCGAGCGTTCCCGTATCAAGCGGCTTAATCCAGCGGGGGTTGATGACAGCCGCCTTGATCCCTTGCTTCTCGAGGAGATCGGCCGTCTCTAGTGCCACCTCGCAGAAGTTTCCCAATCCGAAGAGCGCGACATCCATTCCATGGCGCAGTACCTCGGCCTTACCGATTTCGAGCAGCTTCGGCGTGGTCTTAGGAATGGCGCCCGTGCCTGCTCCCCTGGGATAGCGGATCGCGATGGGCCCCTCGTGGTGGTTGGCCATCGTCCAGAGCATGTCGACGAATTCTTCCTCGTCCTTTGCTTGCATCGCGATCACTCCCGGGATGCTCCTCAGGTAGGCAATATCGAAGAGGCCGTGGTGCGTCGGCCCGTCATCGCCGGAGAGACCGGCACGGTCCATGCAGAGCGCCACGTTGAGGTTCTGCAGAGCGATGTCGTGGACGATCATGTCGAACGCCCGCTGCATGAAGGTCGAGTAGATCGTTAGGAAGGGCTTCATCCCCCGGGTCGCCATGCCCGCTGCGAAGAGGGCCGCGTGCTCCTCGGCGATGCCGACATCGTAGAAACGATCCGGATGGCGCGCCGCAAACTGGGAGAGCCCTGTGCCGGTGGGCATGGCGGCGGTGATGGCGACGAGCTTGCGGTTGTGATCGGCAAAGTCTGAGAGGGTCTTCCCGAAGATTTCCGAATAGGTCGGGGAGACACCCGCCGTCGTCTCTCCTGTCTCCTGCTGATACTTGCCGAGTCCGTGGAACTTGTCGGGCATGGCTAGCGCGGGGGCGTATCCTTTACCCTTCTTGGTCAGGATATGCAGGATGACCGGTTCGTTCTGGGTCTTGAGAAATTCGAAGGTCCGGATCAGCAGGGGGATGTCATGGCCGTCGATCGGACCGAAGTAG
This window contains:
- the dxs gene encoding 1-deoxy-D-xylulose-5-phosphate synthase — encoded protein: MLESIDSPADLKKLPESALPALAQEIREELIESLSETGGHLGPNLGVVELSIALHRVFETPADKILFDVSHQGYIHKMLTGRRNRLATMRQHGGLNGFLLRTESEHDCYGAGHAGTALSAALGMAAARDMNGGQDHVVAVAGDAAFTCGISYEALNNVAETTKRFIVILNDNEWSISKNTGAIAEHLNRIATSPAYAHLHDQTAKFVEWIGGKTARHLAHKIEAGVKQILLPGVIFEDLGLRYFGPIDGHDIPLLIRTFEFLKTQNEPVILHILTKKGKGYAPALAMPDKFHGLGKYQQETGETTAGVSPTYSEIFGKTLSDFADHNRKLVAITAAMPTGTGLSQFAARHPDRFYDVGIAEEHAALFAAGMATRGMKPFLTIYSTFMQRAFDMIVHDIALQNLNVALCMDRAGLSGDDGPTHHGLFDIAYLRSIPGVIAMQAKDEEEFVDMLWTMANHHEGPIAIRYPRGAGTGAIPKTTPKLLEIGKAEVLRHGMDVALFGLGNFCEVALETADLLEKQGIKAAVINPRWIKPLDTGTLEFFARGSKVLCTLEDHAVTGGFGSAVAEHLSDAGITTPLVRVGWPDQFIEHGSVSILREKYGMTAKAAAARIIQALNKGKEINLELRETR